The genomic stretch TTTGTCCAATTTTATCAATGTGATTAAGAAATCACTCTTTtaaagttctttctttcattctttagagttttagtttttttttttctatttcatcAAATTTATTCGTAATTTAATTTAGTCCAATCAAGCCTATAATAATTGGATCAAATGTCGTTATAGTGAGTACAAAAATATTCCAGCTGGAGAAGACCTCACCCTCTAGACGGTTAAGAGTCTTGACTAAAGCTTACTCCCCACCATCCCCACCATCCTTTTCGTATCTCTCTTTCTCTATTCCTATTTgctaaaaaaaaaactcacaagaGACCCAAATATTATTTATCCCGACTCATTAAAGTTCCGTTCTTTCTAACTTAATTTTATCTCATTTAAGTTCAGGTCGTTTATCTTCATTCAGTTCCGTTCAACTCATGTTTTCACAAATTAACTCATAGTTTAACTcattttagttcagttcagcttctaTCATCCGAAAAAACCGGCCTAAGTCTCACGCTAGACCCAAGTACACCGTATCcattttaaaataaaaacgagTTAAATAACAATTCTtacattctttttttttcctcaTCTATtgtatttaactatttttaaatTTAAGACGAATATTATCATATTAAACGATAATTTGTGTTAATTCACCATCCAACATCTCTAAATTCGTGCAAAAACAATCTGAATATTACTTCTCCATCACTCAttcttagaccatccccaagcagtggTCGCGCTAACTAGGTCGCGatccgattttactcttaatcctaACTTATTAACCTTGACtcattttcaccctcccaagcagaaggtcgcgacctaggtcatcaacccaatcattatccattttacaacattctcaatcattgttttttattgttttataattgttcaacCAATAATAAATTGACACGTAGAAGGTCAATAAGACTCCTCTTTTGATCAAccttggtcacaaattgaccaaccttggtcacaaattgaccattTCTTGTTTTTGGTCACAAATTAACCACCCTTGGTCACACATTAACAATACTAATTACTTGATTAACCGTGACCAAGCAAGGTCACGACcaagcaattgaccttgcttggggatggtcttacatACCCATCTCATTGACTCACTCTCTTTCTACACAAAAAATGAGGCTCTTTTTCTAGTCCAAAATTCCCCACATTTCCCTTCAAATTATGGGAATTTAGGacatatataataatataaatgatataattCCCCCATTATttcttttaataaaaaaaaattacctaacattttaaattttaaatcctttttatGAATTTTATCTGTTAATTTACATTAATTTTCTTACTAAGTTCAACATTGTAGTTACCAAAAAAAATGAGAAAGCATGGATGGCAGCTTCCTTATCATCCACTCCAAGTAAATTAATTAACAACCCATttaatattattaaatttaataaatGGGTAATTATTTTATCAAAGATTGTTCATTAATGTTGATGgaatttttgttttttgttgttgttgttgttgttgttgcaggtGGTTGCTGTAGCAGTGTTTATAGCATTGGGGTTTGCATTCTATGTTTTCTTTGCTCCATTTGTTGGAAAAAAGATGATTTATCAGTACATAATCATGGGAGTTTATACTCCTCTTGTAAGTTTGTATTAGATTATCTATTAGTTacggtttcaaatgatgattcatgtttgtgtgagacggtctcacactGCAAGACTGTCCATTTATATAAAAATCACACTTTTATTGATAAAAAAGGGCCGTCTCACAGTGTGAGACCGTCTTATTCTAGTATTTGTGTTAGATTATGTGAGATTAAGGAAAGTTGAGATCTGGGTGTTTTATGCTTTTATTTATGTGGTGGTTGTTGTTATTTGGGTTCAtatggttattatgagtttcaacTCAAATGGGTTAGTTTCCTTTTCTGGGTTTGTGTTTGATAATTTCCTTGTTTCTTGTTTTTGTCACCATACATCCTTAAAGAATCATGTTTTGTTGATCAGGAATGTGCCTTTTATTTGTCTTGTAGCATTAGTTTTATACCAAATTTAATTACCATCTTTAGGAGGTTAAATTATGCTGTTTAAATTGTCATTTGATGATATACTAGGTTTAGTTACCTGCCCTTCATGAAATTACTTCATAATAATACTACTGGTTTTTGCTCGCGTTATTTCAAAATTCATTCTTTGGTAGCTTTTGTCATAGTTAGTGATTTATTAGCTCAGAAAGGGTTGAAAAACAAGATGTAGGAGGTACATTGTCAATCGAGTGAGTGATAAGTGAGCGTAGTTTCATTGGGCTTAACATTGAGGTGGGGATGGATTTGTGATAAGTGTAGTTTTAGATTCCGTCTTTGGGTTTAGAAACTCATCCATATTGCTCTCTTCACTGAGTAAATTGGTGCAGAACTTAAGTGATTTGCCTTGAACTTGTTATAGATTGGTCATTTTGACCAACTGGATGTTACCGTTGTTTGGTCTTGGCTTTTTAGAAATTTTGGGGGATGGACCTCGTGTCATGGTGTAACGCTCCTCTTTTGTGTCACGAGTTTCAACGATTATGCATAGTTTGCATTAATTCCTTGCTTTTTATGGGATCTGAAATAATAATTGCTTGAAAGCAAGCACAAGTTAAAATATATGTACTTCCAATTGTGGAGAGCATTTAGTATGAGGTAATTGTAGCTGATCATTAAGCGCAACAATCTAAGATAGTGTTAGACTGTTAGTTGATAAATGTTGACCATTATGCAAATGTGAAGGTGAATACCCTGGCCTTTCAGTTATGATTTTTGAACATGGTTTAATACTGCATACTCTGTATTAGGCAAATCATTGGTGATAGTAAAGCAAATGTGACGCCAATCTGATCTACATTTCTATTGCTAAGCTTCCTTTGCTGATTTGTATTATTGTAAACAGTCTCGAGGCCTTGACATTGTCTTAAAGATAGACTACTCTATTAGAGTTTAAACTTTTGGATGGGCTTGGGGCCGGAGGATATAGCGAACATTGTTTCTTCTGACTTTATGTTAACTTTGATTTGAGGTGATTTCATGTTGATTTTTGAGTAATATAATGGTCGCTgtctcagaaaaaaaaaaaaaaaaaaaagaggttgagCTCTCGGGATGATAGGCCATAGGTTTAAACTTTGAATCCCGCCCCCCATGTATTGAACATTTGTACTTGCTTGCTGCCTGATTTTATATTAGAGAAAATTTATCATGAATTTTTTTTCTCTCAGATAGTAGGTGCCGTGAGCCTGTATATCTGGTGTGCAGCAGCTGATCCGGCAGACTCAGGAGTTTTCAGGTCTAAGAAATACTGTAAGACATCAAATTTTGATGAACATTCAAAAGCAAAAGACGCTAACCTTGGTGGGGAGTCCATTTCATCAAAGCAAAAtgctaacatagaagattttgATGCCGAACATGAACATCAAACTAGATCAGCCCATTGTTCTTCTTGGTTCTGTGGAATTTTGTTCTTTCCTTGTAATTTCCTTTGCAAATGTATCAGTCCGTCTGAAGAATCTTCAGAGAGACAAACAAGTGAAGATGGGATGTTTTATTGCAGTTTATGTGAAGTCGAGGTATTTAGAATTACAAGTACTTACTATATTCACCGTAATTCTTCACCTTCTATGAAGTTAAGTAAGCATATTCTGCCTCTGATGTAGGTTTTCAAGTACAGCAAGCATTGTAGAGTTTGCGATAAGTGTGTTGACAGTTTTGATCACCACTGCCGGGTATTTGAGATTACTCTTGCTATCTACTACTTGAGTTATGATCTACCTTGATTACTGACCCAGCTTTTCTCGCATACTACTATTCGTATGCAGTGGCTCAATAATTGTATAGGCAGAAGGAACTACAGGCAGTTTTTCACCCTCATGATGGTATCGCTTCTTTTGGTAAGTAAAAGCTTCACCTCCTAGTAAGTGACACAGTCGTGGCCCATGTGATCAAACAAAAGTCATTAATTAGTCATTCTTCTGTCAAACCCGTCTATATAGTTCAGAGTAGTCCGTAAATACCAAGTGCCTGGGAGCTTATGACCGATTCTCCTACGACTCCAATAAGATAGAATCTCAAcaagctgtttttttttttccataaaaTTTGAGTAGTACTCCGTATTAACAGTTAACATTTTGGACTGCAGCTAATTCTGCAATGGTCAACTGGGATCTATGTTTTGGTCTGTTCTTTTCTTGAGAGGAAGAGATTCAAAATGGAGATTATTTCAAAGCTTGGAAGCAGTTTCTCTATCGTGCCTTTTGTCATTGTAGTGGTTAGCTTCGTATCTCTCTCGGGATTTTCTACCATTTTAGAATTTTGCTTCATTTTTGAATCTTCTCATCATTCGTTCGTAATTGTGGAgaattgttgattggttgtgtcTCAACATAACATTAATCAAATTCTTGAATTATGTTATGCTTTTGTAGGCTGTGTGCACTGCTTTAGCCATGATAGCTACATTGCCTTTGGCTCAACTTTTATTTTTCCACATTCTCCTTATCAAGAAGGTGAGTGTGACGGTTTCTTGTAAATTTCATTTCTCGTAACTTGAACCTTTTATGCTTCAGTCGCCTCTTACAATCTTACAATACATGTTTCCACCACCTTATATATATCGTTCTCATTTGACTTTGGTGGTCAACCGATGTCAACTTGACTTTTATTTTCTGATTTTTTCACAATACACTATAGCTACACCTTTTCAAAAACGGCAATATGAAAAAGTTTTTGATAAATCCCTCAGGCAAATTTTTGAAGAAGTTAATCGTAAAGTTGACGTTTATATCAGCAGTTGTTaagtacattttttttttctcttgaaAAATTGGGTTTTAGGGACTGAGCACATATGACTATATTGTGGCGCTGAGAGAGCAGGAGCAACAAGAGGTCGGTGGTGGACAGAGTCCCCAAATGTCTCAAGTTAGCTCTTTTACTGGGATGAGCAGTGCTAGTTCATTTAACACTTTCCGTCGAGGTGCTTGGTGCACGCCTCCAAGATTTTTTGTCGAGGATCAGGTAACTTTTCTTAATCCATGTCATTGTCAGCCATGTGCTTAGGAACATAGTTTCGTATTGAGACCCTGTACCTTACAAGAGGCAGACTACTATGAAACTTTGAACATTTTTCCGGTTACTTGATGTCTGCATTTTATATTTGGTTGTCCAGTTTGATGTAGTCCCTCAAGACACGGGATCCGTAAGTTCGTATGGTAAAAGGTCTTGTGTGGAAGAACCAATCAAGAAGAAGAACCCTGCTGTAAAGATCAGCCCATGGACTCTAGCTCGTTTAAATGCGGAAGAGGTTTCAAAGGCGGCTTCAGAGGCGAAGAAGAGATCTAAGATACTGCAGCCTGTCATAAGACGGGAGGGCCCACCCAATGTAGAAAGGGACGGCAGTTTCGGTAGTAGTGGCCGACGTATGGTCCCACGGCTCGACTACAGTAGACGACGGGGTAATAATCAGGTCAGACTCCCCACGGATCTGGCTTTGGAGCAGCTAGTGAATGCTTCATCAAAAGCAACCAGCAGCTTGGCCCCACTTCAACTAGAAGCTAGGAGCGCTTTTCGGACCAGCCAGGCCATGTCAAGTGCCGGTAATACAGTGGGATCTTCTCCTGATAGCAGCTTGGAATCACCTGACGCTCATCCATTCCATGTCTCCTCTTCTGGGGCCAAGGAATCTAGACGGCTTACTAGCGCATCAGTGACAGGAGGCGGTTTGTTGGCTGAGGACCCTCTGTCGAGGTCAACCAGTGATGGATATGAGGCTTCTGGTGGAGAAGATAGTGACCAAGTTCCTTCTAGGCCCGAGGAAAGGCCCATGAATTGGACTCGTTTACTTTTTGGGGCGCCGGATGATAGAGTCCCCAGTCCCAAGCTATCATCGTCAACGTTTGGCCAAGGAGGCAACATCAGAAAGTTCTAAAATGTTGATTTTTTCCGGAGCTGACATCCTCATTAGTTAGGAACTAATGTTTGTTCGAGCAGCGTTTGCATCGACCTGCTCAGCTGCATGTGTAGAATTTTGTTAGGAACGTTCAGTTGCGAGAAATTGTGAAGATAACTTGAATTTTCGATTCCAGATCCTTGATTGTTCCTCTTTAGTCCTTCGGTCCTCCCTAATCTAACAACCGTCTTTTGTTTATTGCATTGACCAATCTCTTCCCAAACTAGAGCCGCGAGCTTCATATCTTCTGAGTGAGTGAATCTCGAGCTTCTATTTTTTAGGCTCCGCAAGCTAAAAGTTTTGATCTGATTTCATGTCCAACTGATCAAAACGGTTAACACACCAGGACTATATATGTAAAAGTTCAATTAAAAGCTCGAGTCAATTAATAAGCAAAAATTGTTTATTGCCGCATCCCACTCTCACTCATTCCCCTCTCTTAAAAAACTCCAAATTAAACGCATGTATTTAGTGCCACTCATACCCTCACTCATCTTCCTCAAATATGGGTTTTCATCATCTACCTTCATCCAATCGTTCTCCCATTTTTTTATTAAACCCAATTTATTACTATGTATTTAAGACATTTCCGGTCAATATTGAAGATATTTGGGTTAAATATGTAAAAAGATTCATGTAAGTAATAACTTTAAATGTTTTTAAAATCAATTTCCAAAACAATCATTCATTTGCATGTCATTTAAAATTGTTAGATCGGCATAATTATGATCGTGATATTGTTATTTTCTTAAATAAATATactattttataaaaaaaataattttacaGGACGACTTCATTCAATTTATATATGATTACTTTATTGATTTTACTGATATCGTATTTATTTGactccttatattattttttcGATTGTTATAAATTTATGATTAATTTCTTTTTGTCCAACTATTTGTTtcgattttttttattatgttcaAATCGTAATTAaagcccaatttttttttttttaaatttctaGATTTGTAGTGAATTTCATAGATCTAaaactctttttatttttttaaattatgttcatattgtaatttagtattattattttatatttaacATTTATATATAATGATACTttcaaaatattatatataaatccGAGAAATATTAAGTTTTAAGAGTTTAAATATATatgatttcaatttttatgaaagGTGTTTTTTTTGAGATTTTAAGCTAATTTTGTTATATATAgtttatattttttattttttatttgtaatttttttgaTTTGAGGTAATATATTTGTagtatttgatttttttaaaatttaatcttgtattaaaGAGCTCATAATTCAATTTTCATGGAAAGATATTTTTGAGATTTTAATCTAATTTTGTTGGATTTTAAAAGAGAGGAGGGAAATTGCTTATGAATAATTAGTGATAGAATATAAGAAGGTAGGAGAGATGATAATTAATTCACTCAATGATCATGGGGGACCCTACATCACCAGAAGGtaggagagagggtaattaatTCACTCAATGATTATGAGAGAGCCTACATCACCAAAAAAAAATCCCAATTCCTTGTTTTCAGCAGCCAATCAAAAGCCAAGAAAAAACCTGATTTTTATACTATATAGATTtgtaaaatttcaaaattttatccACTTTTAGTGACTTTTTTTTAAGTTTtaacttttcaaaagtagtttTACACCCATCTAATTTATAGTGTTTGACCTAGTTTCTATTTTTTCAGTTGTAAAAGCACTTGTAAATCTTGGCCAAACGGCACCTTTGTACGATAAACTAAATTGAATGCATAATTATATACAAAGGATGATTGAACAACTTGAGTGTCCATTCAAGTCACAATCGAGCACTTGTTCGAAAATACGGCTAAGTTAGGCTCTGCAACTCTAGCACTAAGTGTCCGCGTTCCCTTAAGACGAAATATCCGTTATAACATTAAAACGGGCCAGGTATCTTCCCACTTGTGCATATAAGACAAATCTTCTGTTTTTcctatacatttttttttttaaataaaagcCGGTGAAAAAATTTAAAAGCTCAACACAAAAATAGGCCCATCCAATCAATGTTCAATTTGGTACTCCAAAACATATAACGATGAATATGGTAAAGAGTCATACACTCTGACACTCATGCATATCCATTTTACTAACCCAGTCCTAAAGGAAATTACTTATTTACATGTATCTCCTCTTCTTTCCCATATCCAAACAAAGGGTATATCCAAAGAACATACAACGATGAATATGATCAACTACTACAGTCTACAACAAAGAAAAATGTTATAAAAATGTACAATTAACTTGCAAAATTAATACAAATAATAAGTCATAAGACAATTTAAAGATGAGGTGAGAGATTTGTGtacaactagttttaaacccgtgcaaaatcgacgggtatgtatttgggccggtattaatgtttttggatgtattttttttttttttcgcatttctattgtacttattcggaatgtataaaattatttcatggtattatttcatagaatttgttctaagacggaatttgtcgcatatttgtatagccggaattctgaagaaataaatacatcgcacactcacgggtcccaccataacatgaatttcccaaaaaaaaaaaggctgAATTAATGACGTGCACGCcatggattgagtattgtcttctgaattaataaaaatAAGATTAGTGTTGAGCAAATATAAAGACAATTGTTGTAGCATCTCAAAATCAAATCCATGATAAAACGATCATCCTCAATACAAAGTTAATATTGGTCTCTATAATTGACCTTACAATTATGAAACTAACGATACATAGGAGAAAGTAAATGACCATACACACTTAAATAATCACTAGGGATATCTTTGGGGGGATAAGTTTCACGAGTTTATCAGCCCGACTTCTTATAACTTGAGTAACTTCCTCGGCAACACTATGACCATGATGACACTCACATATGATGGTCTCAAGATTACACGAAATCCGCAAGATAAACAATATTAACTCGACGTCTATAAACCGTCCACAAAATCCAGATACCTGAAATTCTCTAAGATTTGGATGAACTTTTCGGTCTAATTCCATATTATAATCCCCAatctcctcatcatcatcactgaACGAGTCTGATTTATTCAGCTGATAAGCCTCCTCAAACGAGCTAACTTCAACCAAATCTATAAACTGTAAGTTTATATttacagtaagtggattatacatctgatgtaatatgagaagaaaatgaaataaaaataagcGACAATGGGTACCCGTATAGTGGAACATTACCTCGACCTTAAATTGACACAGGTTTGGGCATGCCTTTAGAAATTGATTTATGCAAGCAATTAGCTCATCTTCAAACCAATAATCAACCATTATAGTCAACTGCTTGAGATTGCAGAATGTTGGAAGAGATCCAGCAGATAATACATCCAACTATATATGACATCAAAAATGGATCACACTAAACTCATGGtaaaaacttgatgataaaaaaaaacggaaatttttcatggtaccccttaattttgttaaATTTCTCATGGTGCTACTTCTCAATAGTTGTTTTGTATATACGGCAACAATCTTCCTTGCCTCGTTTATATAAGTTGTAATATGGCTATGTATCAAACACACTGAATGAAAACAATCTTATTCATACAATCCTTGTCATTCTCAAATCATAATATAGTATGTATAAGTTGTGATATGCCTATGTTATCCTTGAGGATCTATTTTTGTGCCCATGGTACACCTAACATAACAGTCGTTAAATTTAGTTTTTGATGACGTGgcaataaattagtaattaaaaattaTGGAAATTTCCTATGATACCCTTAATTTTGACAGATTTTCCATGGTATCCTTGctttccatttttatttcatatttattaataatttgtAATTACTAACTAGTATAGATTCCGCGCGAATGCGCGGTATTTTAGATAGAAACattaaagaaaataataataaaagtgatatttaactcaatttgaaatttaattgtaaatttattataattaatattttgtatTAATCAGTGGAAAAGGAAAAGTTTAGTATAATCCATgtgtaaatataatataatgaaagcccAATAACAAATATGATATATTAAAAGTCCAATTACATATAGTATGATATAATAAAAATCCAATTAtagccaaattcatttaggcgggaaaaatttGGAGAATTCTTATTctttttagtataagggggattcATTGCCACATCATCAAAACTTAACGTCCATTCAACGGACCTTAGATTAAGGGTACCATGGGaacaaaaatggaacctcaagggtattTTCGATGGATTCTTAAAGGCAGGGGCACCatagaaaatctgacaaaattaaaggGTATCATGGGTAAAAAAATTAGATGAAGCATAAAAATAGAATATTAATGGACTGACCTGCATACGTAGGGAAAGCCTGGAGATTTGAGCAAGGTGTGAGTTTTGCAGGAAGATTGGGGTAAAATAAGAAACACGACTCGCAGCAAAACTTGCATCAACAAGATTGGGTGTGTTCTTGAACACGACATTTGACCAATGATCCTTCTCAAAAGTATCAAATTGGAGATAGACAAGATTGACAGCCTCAATCTCAAGTTGTTTTAAACTAAAGCAATCTGAAATTGTCAAGTGCTTTAATTTGAGACATAAACCAACAACCTTTAATTTCACCAGTGTAGGTGAAACTTCGATATGAAGTCGTTCCAAGAATCGACATTGTTCCAACACGTATTCAAGAATATCTCCGCTTACATTAATTGACTTTAAACAAAGGGATTGGAGGAACCTGATGCCACTACTACTACTATCAATGATGTCATCGAACCGAAGAGTGTAAAAAGAGTTCCTAAGCCTGACGCAGCTCAGCTCTATGTTCTTAACTTGCTTCGATATTGCAAATCGAACCCATTTGTCAATGTGACGAGCATCCATTTTGCGTCTCTCAAACCCAAAACAGGCTGTAAATTTGTCAATACATGGGCTACTATGTAAATTAACTACTTGATTCACCCAATTTATATATTTCTTCTTTATGGCCCGAGACGAAAAACAACGATCACTGTgttttaaattaaaatatgggaataTAATTGAGGGATTAAAGTCTAGATGAGTCGCTTTGGTCGAAACGTATCTCCATCGTTTTGAAATAATGCTGGTTTTAGCCGCCTCTTTCATCCCCATAATAGATACTATGCTTATAAGAATGTCATCCGGTAGTTTACTAATACAATCCTGAAAAAATTTCAGCAATAATTCAACAAATTACAATTTTTCGACTATGAAATCCAATTAAGGTAAAACAATGAATTAACAACAAGGTAAAACAAAACTTACTGTATCTGGTGGGAGGAAAAGAGTTCCCATAGAATTCGTGGAACGGGAAGAGGAAAATATCAGAGTAATTAAATAACAAAGTTAATAAGGTAGCATCTATTTATAGTAAccatttttctaacctatgcctactaggcataggataagaaaacaAAAAGGGAAAGAATTAATTGATGTTTTTATCGGAAATTAGAATATCCTATTACTTTTACTTTTCTTTACAATAAATacatttatttgtttttgttttcttatcatatgtctagtgggcataggttagaaaaacccttacAGTATAGATACAGCACTATACTAATTTCCTAATTTGGAGATTTATTTTCAAGGGTTATGATTGGTTGAAAGCTAAAACAACATTGTATTATTATACGTAGGGTTTAAACGTGTTCTAAGGGTACACATTAATAACCCATATGGTAAGATTAACAATATATTCTACGTATACTATACAAATACACCTTTAGCATCATTAGTACTCCTACTATGTGATAAACGGATGatatttttattttcaaatctatatatctatatataaaagAGTAATACGAGTATTTAAATTTAGCTAAAGATAAAGTTTTGAAGCTGTTCAACCATGTTAGAAGTGGAGTAGAGGTTAGCGTAAAAGAAGTTGATGAATGAGGTTAGGATTCACATTATGTGGATCATTAGAATTCTTATATTAGATCCTAAATACTTGAACAAATATACCGTGCAAATGGTTTAACAAAATTTACTCACTTcgtttcaatcatttgtttaccttttattccATATACTTTTTTAAAAAGATATTTtattaaaggtaaataaatgattgagacggaggtaGGAAATACCAAGCCATCATCAATATTTACGAACCAAAAGGACCCTTCATCATATACGGACTTACGGAGTAATATTTTGTAGTTTTTTctacataattaaaaaaatacGGAGTACAAAACATAAATCTATGTTATAAAGATGATAAATGTAGAGAGTTTCAATTAGCGTCTTCCTTTACTTATAATGCAAATTGATGAAAATCTTTAAatgcttttttcgagcgattttaGAGAATCCAGATTTAACAAATGACTAAATGTTAATTAAAAACTTAATAATCATAAAACTATTTAATTAATCTAATTTATGTACACGTTTTTTTAATCATTCAAGGGTTGGTCCTATTTGAGTGTTGTCACTAAAAGTCTAAATGTATTAGGGTGCGTAATTTGATCATTTTGGAATTGCACAAATAACGTGTAGAATTAGTCTTAGCTATTATAGTGCTTTTTAGTGAATTAGAAATGTATTTACATGAGTAATTTTGTTAAATTGGAGGTGGATTTCACATCGAGCCTCTTTGTAGATGAGAGTTCACATttgtaacggttattttataACTTGATGCTCAACGAAG from Silene latifolia isolate original U9 population chromosome 2, ASM4854445v1, whole genome shotgun sequence encodes the following:
- the LOC141644124 gene encoding putative protein S-acyltransferase 22; translated protein: MRKHGWQLPYHPLQVVAVAVFIALGFAFYVFFAPFVGKKMIYQYIIMGVYTPLIVGAVSLYIWCAAADPADSGVFRSKKYCKTSNFDEHSKAKDANLGGESISSKQNANIEDFDAEHEHQTRSAHCSSWFCGILFFPCNFLCKCISPSEESSERQTSEDGMFYCSLCEVEVFKYSKHCRVCDKCVDSFDHHCRWLNNCIGRRNYRQFFTLMMVSLLLLILQWSTGIYVLVCSFLERKRFKMEIISKLGSSFSIVPFVIVVAVCTALAMIATLPLAQLLFFHILLIKKGLSTYDYIVALREQEQQEVGGGQSPQMSQVSSFTGMSSASSFNTFRRGAWCTPPRFFVEDQFDVVPQDTGSVSSYGKRSCVEEPIKKKNPAVKISPWTLARLNAEEVSKAASEAKKRSKILQPVIRREGPPNVERDGSFGSSGRRMVPRLDYSRRRGNNQVRLPTDLALEQLVNASSKATSSLAPLQLEARSAFRTSQAMSSAGNTVGSSPDSSLESPDAHPFHVSSSGAKESRRLTSASVTGGGLLAEDPLSRSTSDGYEASGGEDSDQVPSRPEERPMNWTRLLFGAPDDRVPSPKLSSSTFGQGGNIRKF
- the LOC141632232 gene encoding F-box/FBD/LRR-repeat protein At1g13570-like; translated protein: MGMKEAAKTSIISKRWRYVSTKATHLDFNPSIIFPYFNLKHSDRCFSSRAIKKKYINWVNQVVNLHSSPCIDKFTACFGFERRKMDARHIDKWVRFAISKQVKNIELSCVRLRNSFYTLRFDDIIDSSSSGIRFLQSLCLKSINVSGDILEYVLEQCRFLERLHIEVSPTLVKLKVVGLCLKLKHLTISDCFSLKQLEIEAVNLVYLQFDTFEKDHWSNVVFKNTPNLVDASFAASRVSYFTPIFLQNSHLAQISRLSLRMQLDVLSAGSLPTFCNLKQLTIMVDYWFEDELIACINQFLKACPNLCQFKVEFIDLVEVSSFEEAYQLNKSDSFSDDDEEIGDYNMELDRKVHPNLREFQVSGFCGRFIDVELILFILRISCNLETIICECHHGHSVAEEVTQVIRSRADKLVKLIPPKISLVII